A single window of Sandaracinaceae bacterium DNA harbors:
- a CDS encoding right-handed parallel beta-helix repeat-containing protein yields the protein MTRSAARLSLAAHALCALAACGPGRAELIVDMRTDLVPDIEFDAVRVRLDGGVERLHEVDASLEYVGGQRLASFEELELGPHRVELDVMREGVIVVSRPVLVDVRGPTAVTVVITRDCVAATCPGPGDPASATACLGGACVDEACSVENPSACPEPACASAADCPTRDACAVARCEAGACLYADGALCGPTQYCHPEDGCLSRVPPSSDCAYDPPTGAVFHVATDGDDDAGDGSPDRPWASITHAVLSVPDASTVLVGPGLYEGVIDPSRRFDEGIVVRSEVPYRAALRNSGAVIRVFGLSGVTFEGFDISQEPDSPIASVVHITSGVRGVPLRIVLRNNILHDAFTGALLRCNDDANTVRIEGNLFYNSSSQLAHIADGPDLVVERNVFFQDLGAAGRATDTSDSMVLSEDNGFGAMQHTIRGNVFMHWEGRPTGSFIEVRRPTGVTVENNLVLGTSPVPMRAPFSVRGASDVVFRNNTLVGEFPGEAFGFYVDDAGRGLGGDGLSFFNNIWSSPGGAMTRLGVIAPEHVSSPRIGSNLYYNGGVTVPEDPAQALNPSDDASAVLADPMLGAVSSSPLPTWDGTRFADGSTTICEVFEGAVRRSGLPAADGPAVGAADPSESPPDDVLGRARSTDTIGAAEP from the coding sequence GTGACACGCTCCGCCGCTCGGCTCTCGCTCGCCGCCCACGCGCTCTGCGCGCTCGCAGCGTGTGGCCCGGGGCGAGCGGAGCTGATCGTCGACATGCGAACGGACCTGGTGCCGGACATCGAGTTCGACGCGGTGCGGGTCCGTCTCGACGGGGGCGTCGAGCGACTCCACGAGGTCGACGCGAGCCTCGAGTACGTCGGCGGTCAGCGCCTCGCCAGCTTCGAGGAGCTCGAGCTCGGTCCTCACCGCGTCGAGCTCGACGTGATGCGCGAGGGCGTGATCGTGGTGAGCCGGCCCGTGCTGGTGGACGTCCGAGGTCCGACCGCGGTCACCGTGGTGATCACCCGCGACTGCGTCGCGGCGACCTGCCCCGGCCCCGGCGACCCGGCCAGCGCCACCGCGTGCCTGGGCGGCGCCTGCGTGGACGAGGCCTGCTCGGTGGAGAACCCCAGCGCGTGCCCCGAGCCCGCCTGCGCGAGCGCCGCCGACTGCCCGACGCGGGACGCCTGCGCGGTGGCGCGCTGCGAAGCGGGCGCGTGCCTCTACGCGGACGGCGCGCTCTGCGGCCCGACCCAGTACTGCCACCCCGAAGACGGCTGCCTCTCGAGGGTGCCGCCCTCCTCGGACTGCGCCTACGACCCGCCCACGGGGGCCGTCTTCCACGTGGCCACCGACGGGGACGACGACGCGGGCGATGGATCTCCGGACCGCCCCTGGGCCTCGATCACCCACGCCGTGCTGAGCGTGCCGGACGCGTCGACCGTCCTGGTCGGGCCTGGCCTGTACGAAGGCGTGATCGACCCGAGCCGCCGCTTCGACGAGGGCATCGTCGTGCGCTCGGAGGTCCCCTACCGGGCCGCGCTCCGCAACTCGGGCGCGGTCATCCGGGTCTTCGGCCTCTCCGGCGTGACGTTCGAGGGCTTCGACATCTCGCAGGAGCCGGATTCGCCGATCGCGAGCGTGGTTCACATCACGAGCGGCGTGCGAGGGGTCCCGCTCCGGATCGTCCTGCGGAACAACATCCTCCACGACGCCTTCACGGGCGCGCTGCTCCGCTGCAACGACGACGCGAACACCGTCCGGATCGAAGGGAACCTCTTCTACAACTCGTCGAGCCAGCTCGCCCACATCGCCGATGGCCCCGACCTCGTCGTGGAGCGCAACGTCTTCTTCCAGGACCTCGGCGCTGCGGGTCGCGCGACCGACACGAGCGACTCGATGGTGCTCTCGGAGGACAACGGGTTCGGCGCGATGCAGCACACGATCCGCGGGAACGTCTTCATGCACTGGGAGGGACGGCCGACGGGCAGCTTCATCGAGGTGCGCCGCCCGACCGGGGTCACGGTCGAAAACAACCTCGTGCTCGGGACCTCCCCGGTTCCGATGCGTGCTCCCTTCAGCGTCCGCGGCGCGTCGGACGTCGTGTTCCGGAACAACACACTCGTCGGGGAATTCCCAGGCGAGGCGTTCGGGTTCTACGTCGACGACGCGGGGCGCGGGCTGGGGGGCGACGGGCTGTCCTTCTTCAACAACATCTGGTCGAGCCCGGGCGGCGCGATGACGCGCCTCGGCGTGATCGCGCCCGAGCACGTCTCGTCCCCCAGGATCGGCTCGAACCTCTACTACAACGGCGGCGTGACGGTCCCGGAGGACCCCGCGCAGGCGCTGAACCCGAGCGACGACGCGTCGGCCGTGCTCGCCGACCCGATGCTCGGCGCGGTGAGCTCCAGCCCCTTGCCGACGTGGGATGGGACGCGCTTCGCCGACGGCTCGACGACCATCTGCGAGGTCTTCGAGGGCGCGGTGCGCCGGTCCGGGCTCCCCGCGGCCGACGGCCCGGCGGTCGGCGCGGCGGACCCGAGCGAGTCCCCGCCCGACGACGTGCTCGGGCGCGCTCGGAGCACCGACACGATCGGCGCCGCGGAGCCCTGA
- a CDS encoding M12 family metallo-peptidase: MRSLRPLALCLVLVGCNASTTDFDPSSAEAGLLEAGDVVAPFHASVVRAREVRLAFDPTEGARSPDEGTPRPSLRLNLFADAVYDARLERMRRLEHGVVWEGVVAGAEGSSVVIAVDDGGAIAATVRVGNARIGRRLFSLTPRGGGVLAVEWDESAAPQDHASVTPRALAPSFRVPTRPEPSPDADVEVDVLVVYSAEAAHAAGSESALRATVELAVTEANRAFDESGVAGRVALAGFEPVEYDETGFDFERALRELSTPGDGQLDDVQELRDAYGADHVVFVIDHAGPYAGIGYQLTAGNASFFEPAAYAVVSRDYAAGHYTFAHELGHNFGANHDPAHASDGWRVDSHGHQDPAHEFRTIMAYSCDGSWCGRVGRWSNPGALHEGHPTGVAGVSDNARTLRERMGVSAGYRERPVPPPDFATLVQPVEGATLPAGEVRFTWNDVGASAYYLMLGASPGDDRYYRGHLGGASTTHAVRDLPEGGEAIFARLWTLKDGAWRFSDHRYIAHRGAFRGARLGMPGDGETLSTTWSWFGWRTVDGASEYRLEVGTETDPGRYADQALGLETWALVAGLPADGSQIVARLSTRGPSGWVVEEARLTAWRAPEHASVILAPPSGSTLDASVVFEVSESTASARWIVVRDAHSLLAVQPIAGRVVRVDGLPTDGRALIAQVYSLGPDGWVSTTAAYRAR, from the coding sequence ATGCGTTCTCTGCGCCCGCTCGCGCTCTGTCTCGTCCTGGTCGGCTGTAACGCCTCGACCACCGACTTCGACCCCTCGTCGGCGGAGGCAGGACTCCTCGAGGCCGGCGACGTCGTCGCGCCGTTCCACGCGTCGGTGGTGCGCGCCCGCGAGGTGCGGCTGGCCTTCGACCCGACGGAAGGTGCCCGCTCCCCGGACGAGGGGACCCCGCGCCCGAGCCTCCGGCTCAATCTCTTCGCGGACGCGGTCTACGACGCGCGACTCGAGCGCATGCGCCGCCTCGAGCACGGCGTGGTGTGGGAGGGCGTCGTGGCCGGCGCCGAGGGCTCCTCGGTCGTCATCGCGGTCGACGACGGCGGCGCGATCGCGGCCACGGTGCGGGTCGGCAACGCGCGGATCGGGCGCCGCCTGTTCTCGCTCACCCCGCGCGGCGGCGGGGTGCTCGCGGTCGAGTGGGACGAGTCCGCGGCGCCGCAGGATCACGCGTCGGTCACGCCCCGCGCGCTCGCGCCTTCGTTCCGGGTGCCGACCCGGCCGGAGCCGTCGCCCGACGCCGACGTGGAGGTCGACGTGCTCGTCGTGTACTCCGCGGAGGCCGCCCACGCGGCGGGGTCCGAGTCCGCGCTCCGCGCCACGGTCGAGCTGGCCGTGACCGAGGCCAACCGCGCGTTCGACGAGAGCGGCGTCGCGGGCCGCGTGGCGCTCGCCGGCTTCGAGCCGGTGGAGTACGACGAGACGGGCTTCGACTTCGAGCGCGCGCTGCGGGAGCTCTCCACGCCCGGCGACGGTCAGCTCGACGACGTCCAGGAGCTGCGCGACGCCTATGGCGCCGACCATGTCGTCTTCGTCATCGATCACGCGGGACCGTACGCGGGCATCGGCTACCAGCTCACGGCGGGCAACGCGTCGTTCTTCGAGCCGGCCGCCTACGCCGTCGTCTCGCGCGACTACGCGGCCGGGCACTACACGTTCGCGCACGAGCTGGGGCACAACTTCGGGGCCAACCACGACCCGGCGCACGCGTCGGACGGGTGGCGCGTCGACAGCCACGGGCACCAGGATCCGGCCCACGAGTTCCGCACCATCATGGCCTACAGCTGCGACGGCAGCTGGTGCGGCCGCGTCGGGCGCTGGAGCAACCCGGGGGCTCTCCACGAGGGTCACCCGACCGGCGTCGCGGGCGTCTCCGACAACGCGCGCACCCTGCGCGAGCGCATGGGCGTCAGCGCGGGTTACCGCGAGCGGCCCGTCCCGCCGCCCGACTTCGCCACCCTCGTCCAGCCCGTCGAGGGCGCGACCCTCCCCGCGGGCGAGGTCCGCTTCACCTGGAACGACGTCGGCGCGTCCGCCTACTACCTGATGCTCGGCGCCTCGCCGGGGGACGACCGCTACTACCGGGGCCACCTCGGAGGGGCCAGCACCACGCACGCGGTGCGCGACCTGCCCGAGGGCGGCGAGGCGATCTTCGCGCGGCTCTGGACCCTGAAGGACGGCGCGTGGCGCTTCAGCGATCACCGCTACATCGCGCACCGCGGCGCCTTCCGCGGCGCGCGCCTCGGCATGCCGGGTGACGGCGAGACCCTGTCCACGACCTGGTCCTGGTTCGGCTGGCGCACGGTCGACGGCGCGTCCGAGTACCGGCTCGAGGTGGGCACGGAGACGGATCCCGGCCGCTACGCCGATCAGGCGCTCGGCCTCGAGACCTGGGCGCTCGTCGCGGGCCTGCCGGCCGACGGCTCGCAGATCGTCGCGCGCCTCTCCACACGCGGCCCCTCGGGTTGGGTGGTCGAGGAGGCGCGGCTGACCGCCTGGCGCGCGCCCGAGCACGCGAGCGTGATCCTCGCGCCGCCGTCCGGGAGCACCCTCGACGCGTCGGTCGTCTTCGAGGTCAGCGAGAGCACCGCCTCCGCG